One Arachis hypogaea cultivar Tifrunner chromosome 18, arahy.Tifrunner.gnm2.J5K5, whole genome shotgun sequence genomic window, cctgttaaaattaaaaaaactaaaactcAAGCGACACAATGTAATATTCACAAATATTATCATCAAGAGAAAAGTGGAGACATCATCCGATGGAGAGTCATATGCcatacagaaaaaaataaaaaatgcctaGGATTATAAGTCAatgaaatataaaagaaaattattactaaaaattGCCGTGCAAATTTTTTCCCGACCCCACATCATTATGGCAAAATTCTTTTCCCACAAAGTCATAGGAAAAAGGACACACATAACATGTCAAAGCAAGCAGTAACCTGCAAAATCATCCCAAAAGACGAAGTACTTTGTATACAATTTTTCAAGAATTTACTTTTCCTGACCAATAAAAAAGATCACAAAATGAAGGTATTAAAGGCATATACCAACGTTACTCATTTGACCATACATATGTGTCGGATAAGGAGTTTAatctttttgcattcttggtaCCTTAACAACAAAAACTTACATTGTAATCTCCATATATACTTGTTATCATACAAAAAAATGACCTACTATAAATATGTGTCCTTAACACCAAGCATTTCATCATCTAATCAACACTAATTGATACTAATTATTATAACAATGTATCCTTCCAGTACCTTTAAAATCCTCTCATTGATGATATATGGGTTTGCAATTATGCAAACAACAATGGGTGGTGATCCAGATATTCTCACTGACTTCATAGTCCCAGAAGGGACCAATATTAATGGAAGCTTCTTCACCTTCACAGGCATGAGAGTCCTTATTACACAAGAAACTCCTCCCCCAACCTTCCATGTATTGAAGGCAAGCAGGGCAGAGTTTCCAGCTTTAGATGGACAGAGTGTGTCATATGCTGTCCTTGAATTCCCAACAGGAAGTGTGAACCCTCCTCACGTCCACCCTCGCGCCTCCGAGCTCCTCTTCGTTGTCCAGGGATCCCTTCAGGTGGGATTCGTGGACACAAACAACAAGCTTTTCACTCAGAGTCTCCAAACTGGAGACTTGTTCATATTCCCAAAGGGACTTGTGCACTTTCAATTCAATTCTGATTCAAAGAACTATGCTTTTGCTATATCTGCCTTTGGTAGTGCAAGTGCTGGCCTTGTGTCACTCCCTAACACACTGTTTAATACCACCATTGATGACAATGTCTTGGCTTTGTCATTCAAGACTGATGTTGCCACCATTCAAACTTTGAAGAAAGCATTTTCCCCCTAAATCTTGATGATCATGGATACAATTTTATCTGTTACTTGTGTGCTTTCTTGGTTACTTGTTCTCTAAgttattgtttttttcttctttccctcATGTTGTGGTTCATTAATAAGTAGGATCTGAAATGTTTGATCCACCTAATTGTAATAATTAAAGTATAAACTTTTGCTACTGTCAATAATTCTAAGTTTAAGGTGAATACTATGGTGCCTATGATATTGTgtctaacttattaaaaaaagacaaataaataattcttttactttatacattttattttttatttataaaagtaaGTTAGACAATTTAAACACCACAAAAAAAAATACCATAGAATTCATCTAATTCTAATGTTACAatgttttttatattatttctttttataaatatcaaatcaATTTTGTGTTCCTAACATTCAGGTTAATTAAAAAGTCTTTATTCTTGTCTTTATTGTATGTAATTAAACTCTTAAAAATGTTTATATTTACAGTTTTTTTTATTGCAACCCTATTTGAGTATATATATTAAGTTTCAAAAGTTAAGAGTAGAAATAATActcattttttcttaaaaataaatatctttttttactTCTTAAATTTATTGAAAACATAATGCATCTAAATAAAGAGATTGTCCAAATACATTATTTAATGATAGAATATATCTTTTGGTTTAACGGAAAAAAATGTTTATAATTTTCATAAGTTGAAGCAGGCTTAAAGAGCATTATTAGACCCACGCTATTtacttgttaattttaatatattttagtcatGTGGTGTTTCAATCAATATTAGATCTCCATACTCCACCAGACATTAATTACTTTCTATTTTTGTCATCATCATATCCATGCATGTCTACTTCAACCATCTATATATAGCACTATGCTACTTGGGGAAGTGTAATGATGCATTTGAGTGGATGAAATCTCTCAAGTGTGAACAACACATAATTAATCTTGAATTGAAATTTATTGTGAAAATAATTTCTGTGGACTAAGTTTCATTCTATAAAAGCAATTATACACAGCAGTACTAAGCTAATGACTTTTCAGAAAATCACAGAATCATGAAGCATAGTATTTCTAAAAATGTCCGTTGAGAGCATTAGTAAGGTACAGCTGTTCCAAAAATATTAGCAGCTCAAGAGATATTTCATGCTTCATCCAATGAACTTCATAACAAATAAATTTATTAGAAAAACTTTTAACTAAATCAGTATAATGATATTTCAGagatttttaaccgttgatcttaattataaaaaatatatataattaagatcaacagttaaaatttattgaaatattaGTATACTGGTGTACTTAAAAGCTTTTCAATTTATTAAAAGTGAATTATATGGTAAAAAtgtaattttattgatatttttttatgggATGAAAGAGAAATTGAGAAAACTAGAATCCACATTttgaacaataataaaaaataactataaaaaaaatttatactctCTGTACAACTTTAATATGTACAATAgagtatctttttttttttttcggtgaaTAATAGAGTATCTTTTTATTAAATCTTGAAATAcagtaacaaaagaaaaacagTGCAAATTCTTTTCCCACATGGGCTTAGGATCCTGTATTGCCAAAAGGACATATCATGACAAGCAGAAGTtgcaaaaacagcccaaaatacTATGAAgcttgaatataataatattaagtaCTTTACTTTTCCTGAGAAATTAAGAGGATCATAAAATTGAAAAGCACTTTCATAGTTGTTATCATACAAATGGCCTGCAATTACACAGATAAATGTGTCCCTAACACCAATCATTTCATATCATCATCTTGATTATAATTATAACAATGTCTGATTCAACTAACTCTAAAGTTCTCTCATTATTGATGATAATTGCATTTGCTATTGTGCAAACAACAATGGCTGGTGATCCAGATATCCTCACTAACATCATATCCCAAATGAGGTCCCCATTAAAGTGTTCAATAAAACATTCTTTAAGAATTGATTTGGGTATTTACTTCTGTCCCAAGATGTATAATATTTTCGAATATAATAGCTGTAATGTTACAAGAATAATGTTCTATCCTTCATGTtcaattttttatcataaaatttagAGTCTCTTATCCATTTCATAACTGAAATCaatctaatttaatcaaatttcgGAAGACAATAACAAAACAGAACAGATCAGACTATTTTCCCAGCAGACCAATGCTTGATGGCAtctaaaaggacatgtaaaaacAAGCAGTAAGTTATATAAAACATTCACAAATTCTATCGATTTTGAATATCCTATTCCACTTATGAGCTGTTCAATCAACCATTCAGTTTTGATGAAGCAGTCACAACAAAAACAGCCGCATAATCAATACAATTTTACTTTGTAATCTCCCTAGTTGTTATCACACATAAAACCACACTTCATGCAATCACCTCTTCTTAATTAGCCTCTAGCAACAATTAAGTTTCATTATTGAAGCTATAATCATATAACAATGTCTTCTTCTACTATTGTTAAAATTCTCTCACTCGTGATATCTGCATCTGTCATTGTACAAACTACAATGGCAGGTGATCCAGATATCCCGAGTGATTTCATAGCTCCAGACGGATTCCCTATTGATGGGAAATATTTCACCTACACTGGTATGCGCGCATTTGTGCAACAATCTGCTCCGCCCTCATATTTCACGTATCTGAGGGCGAGCAAGGAAGAATTTGCGGCTCTTGATGGACTGAGTGTGGCAACTATTATCCTTGGATTCCGTCCGGGAGACGTTAGTCCACCGCACATCCACCCT contains:
- the LOC112773013 gene encoding germin-like protein 9-3, whose protein sequence is MYPSSTFKILSLMIYGFAIMQTTMGGDPDILTDFIVPEGTNINGSFFTFTGMRVLITQETPPPTFHVLKASRAEFPALDGQSVSYAVLEFPTGSVNPPHVHPRASELLFVVQGSLQVGFVDTNNKLFTQSLQTGDLFIFPKGLVHFQFNSDSKNYAFAISAFGSASAGLVSLPNTLFNTTIDDNVLALSFKTDVATIQTLKKAFSP